In a genomic window of Polycladomyces abyssicola:
- the tatC gene encoding twin-arginine translocase subunit TatC — protein sequence MMDDQTQPLTEHLAELRKRIIWVLIFFFIFLVVGFLYAGSIIEWVKKDVPDNISFHIFSPGEAFRIYMGSAFLIAVIFTLPVALWHIWRFVEPGLRPRERQVTLSYIPLAILLFFGGLLFAYKVIFPYVIGFSANLTRELGAQETYGLYDYFRFMFNIVFPIAFLFELPILVMFLTRLSIITPAFLQKARRFAYLALVVFSTLISPPDIVTNILIALPMIVLYEISVVICMWVYRRMQREAEVEMEKNDDSEPTA from the coding sequence ATGATGGATGATCAGACTCAGCCGTTGACGGAGCACTTGGCCGAATTGCGCAAACGGATCATATGGGTATTGATATTCTTTTTCATCTTTTTGGTTGTGGGGTTTCTATATGCCGGGTCGATAATCGAGTGGGTGAAAAAGGATGTTCCCGACAACATCTCGTTTCATATCTTTTCACCTGGTGAGGCGTTTCGCATCTACATGGGATCGGCCTTTCTCATCGCGGTGATCTTTACGCTGCCCGTTGCGCTCTGGCACATTTGGAGATTTGTCGAACCTGGTTTGCGTCCGCGCGAACGCCAAGTGACACTCAGCTACATTCCACTGGCGATCCTATTGTTTTTCGGTGGTTTGCTGTTTGCCTATAAGGTGATTTTTCCGTATGTGATCGGGTTTTCGGCCAATTTGACGCGAGAGTTGGGGGCACAGGAGACATACGGGCTGTATGATTATTTCCGGTTCATGTTCAACATCGTCTTTCCGATCGCGTTTTTGTTTGAGCTGCCGATTTTGGTTATGTTTTTGACGCGGCTCTCCATCATCACGCCTGCATTTTTGCAGAAAGCCCGCCGGTTTGCCTATTTGGCGTTGGTAGTGTTCTCCACTTTGATTTCGCCGCCGGATATTGTCACCAACATCTTGATCGCCTTACCGATGATTGTGCTGTATGAGATCAGTGTGGTCATCTGCATGTGGGTGTACCGGCGGATGCAACGGGAGGCGGAAGTGGAGATGGAAAAGAACGATGACAGTGAGCCGACGGCATAA
- a CDS encoding molybdopterin-binding protein, whose protein sequence is MKSKLKEVRTQEAVGMVLAHDLTAVVPGKFKGPLFRKGHTIREEDIEKLLNIGKEHIYVLELAEGELHEDDAAHRIARAAMRSDEALELTRPKEGKVDIVSRIDGLLRVDVPTLTAINRVEHVVLSTLKTHTPVRKGQQVAAARVIPLVVPESRIKQVETIAGRQEHPVLEVLPFRPHRVGVVTTGSEVYHGRIQDGFGPVVREKVEQYGSKVIGQTFADDDKEMIAQQIRAFADQGADLILVTGGMSVDPDDRTPGAIADLGADIVSYGTPMLPGSMLLIAYYRGIPLMGLPGCVLHDPFTSFDVFLPRILAGEKITREDIITLGHGGLHAC, encoded by the coding sequence ATGAAGAGCAAGTTAAAAGAAGTGCGAACCCAAGAAGCGGTTGGAATGGTGTTGGCGCATGATTTGACGGCGGTCGTTCCCGGTAAATTTAAAGGACCGTTGTTTCGCAAGGGACATACCATTCGTGAAGAGGATATCGAAAAACTGCTGAATATCGGTAAAGAGCATATATACGTATTGGAACTGGCCGAAGGGGAACTGCACGAAGATGATGCGGCGCATCGGATTGCCCGCGCTGCGATGCGCTCGGATGAGGCGTTGGAGCTGACTCGTCCGAAAGAGGGGAAAGTAGATATCGTATCACGGATTGACGGTTTGCTTCGGGTGGATGTACCGACGTTAACAGCGATCAACCGTGTGGAACATGTCGTTCTATCCACGTTGAAAACGCACACGCCTGTCCGGAAGGGACAACAGGTGGCCGCAGCCCGCGTGATCCCATTGGTGGTGCCGGAAAGCCGTATCAAGCAAGTGGAGACGATTGCCGGTCGGCAGGAACATCCCGTGCTGGAGGTGTTGCCCTTCCGTCCGCACCGGGTCGGTGTGGTGACGACCGGAAGCGAGGTGTATCATGGTCGGATTCAGGATGGCTTCGGTCCGGTCGTACGAGAAAAGGTGGAACAGTACGGTTCCAAAGTGATCGGGCAGACATTTGCCGATGATGACAAGGAGATGATCGCCCAACAAATCCGCGCATTTGCCGATCAGGGGGCCGACTTGATTCTCGTCACCGGCGGTATGTCGGTCGACCCGGACGACCGTACACCGGGTGCCATTGCGGACCTGGGAGCTGATATTGTCAGTTACGGTACCCCGATGTTGCCCGGGTCGATGTTGTTGATTGCTTACTACCGCGGGATTCCGCTGATGGGGCTTCCCGGATGCGTGTTGCACGATCCGTTCACTTCGTTTGACGTCTTTTTGCCTCGTATCCTGGCGGGTGAGAAAATTACGCGGGAGGATATCATCACATTGGGCCACGGTGGCTTACATGCGTGTTAA
- a CDS encoding redox-sensing transcriptional repressor Rex — protein sequence MADQKIPQVTAKRLPLYYRYLEKLHAIGKQRVSSAQLSEALQIDPATIRRDFSYLGELGKKGYGYNVNYLLQFLRDFLKQDEVTNVVLVGVGNLGTALLRYNFYRSHNTKIVAGFDIDSNKVGKEIDGIPIFSIDRFAEVKDLHNVEVAILTVPANVAQQVTDRMVAAGIRGILNFTPARLTAPPSVRIHHIDLTTELQTLIYFLKKFPPEEDRETPSEDHL from the coding sequence ATGGCTGATCAGAAGATTCCCCAAGTAACCGCGAAACGGTTACCCTTGTATTACCGGTATTTGGAGAAGTTGCACGCCATTGGGAAGCAACGTGTGTCTTCTGCCCAGCTGAGCGAAGCCTTGCAGATCGACCCGGCAACCATTCGACGTGATTTTTCGTATTTGGGAGAGTTGGGAAAGAAGGGATACGGGTACAACGTCAATTATCTGCTTCAGTTTTTGCGGGATTTCCTCAAGCAGGACGAAGTAACCAACGTGGTTCTGGTCGGTGTCGGTAATCTGGGCACGGCGCTGTTGCGTTACAATTTCTACCGCAGTCACAATACCAAGATCGTAGCGGGATTTGATATCGATTCCAACAAAGTGGGTAAGGAGATTGACGGCATCCCCATTTTTTCGATCGATCGTTTTGCGGAAGTGAAGGATTTGCACAATGTCGAGGTAGCGATCCTGACGGTGCCGGCCAATGTCGCCCAGCAAGTCACGGACCGCATGGTAGCAGCGGGGATTCGGGGGATCTTGAACTTTACGCCTGCTCGGTTGACGGCGCCACCCAGTGTACGGATCCACCACATCGATTTGACCACAGAATTGCAGACCCTGATCTACTTCCTGAAAAAATTTCCGCCTGAAGAAGATCGCGAAACCCCATCCGAAGACCACCTGTGA
- a CDS encoding ammonium transporter, whose amino-acid sequence MIIATAMVIFMEGGFSLLEAGFVRSKNAVNATMKIIVDLTFGALAFYLIGIHLMFGKDAFGFVGFGRATGPEGLPMEAYVLFQIGFAIAVASIISGAVAERVKFSSYIVIVLAVCGLMYPISGHWIWSANGWLAKIGMKDFAGSAAIHAMGGFAALALAMILGPRANRYDRKGGFTPSNIPLAAAGGFILWFGWFGFNAGSTLNAMDGRLADIALNTFLAAAAGGASAIMFSVIRLKTADPGMAINGFLSGLVAITAGCAFVSATAAIVIGLVAGVLVLLAAEWVDKLRADDPVGAVAVHGFNGAFGTIAVGLFDLKDGLLTNGQTHLLTVQLTGAVAASVWGFVSAFVVGLLVKKLMGIRVAVEEEEQGLDPVYHGIASDKSDQESQPALSAVPARAVTSSGSLASRG is encoded by the coding sequence GTGATTATTGCGACCGCCATGGTGATTTTCATGGAGGGCGGCTTCAGTTTGCTGGAAGCAGGGTTTGTTCGCAGTAAAAACGCAGTCAATGCTACGATGAAGATTATTGTAGATCTGACGTTTGGCGCACTGGCCTTTTATCTGATCGGTATTCATCTGATGTTCGGAAAAGATGCCTTCGGTTTTGTGGGTTTCGGTCGTGCGACCGGTCCCGAAGGACTGCCAATGGAAGCTTACGTGTTGTTCCAAATCGGATTCGCCATTGCTGTTGCATCTATCATTTCCGGTGCGGTGGCGGAACGGGTGAAGTTTTCCTCCTACATTGTGATCGTACTTGCCGTTTGTGGTTTGATGTATCCCATTTCCGGTCACTGGATTTGGTCGGCTAACGGGTGGTTGGCCAAAATAGGGATGAAAGATTTTGCCGGATCGGCCGCCATTCATGCGATGGGAGGGTTTGCTGCCCTTGCGTTGGCCATGATCTTGGGGCCACGGGCCAACCGTTATGACCGGAAAGGCGGTTTCACCCCAAGCAACATCCCGTTGGCGGCTGCCGGAGGTTTTATTCTGTGGTTCGGATGGTTCGGGTTTAATGCAGGCAGCACCTTGAACGCGATGGATGGACGGCTGGCGGACATTGCGTTGAATACGTTCCTCGCTGCGGCCGCCGGTGGAGCGTCGGCAATCATGTTCAGCGTCATACGCCTGAAGACGGCCGATCCGGGAATGGCCATCAACGGGTTTCTGTCCGGTTTGGTGGCGATTACTGCAGGATGCGCCTTCGTCTCCGCGACGGCTGCCATAGTGATCGGGTTGGTAGCCGGTGTGCTCGTGTTGTTGGCCGCCGAATGGGTGGATAAGCTGAGGGCGGACGATCCCGTGGGTGCCGTGGCTGTTCATGGATTTAACGGAGCGTTTGGTACCATCGCCGTCGGCTTGTTTGACCTGAAGGATGGTCTCCTGACCAATGGTCAGACCCACCTGTTGACCGTGCAACTGACGGGGGCAGTAGCGGCTTCGGTATGGGGGTTTGTATCAGCATTTGTTGTGGGCTTGTTGGTCAAAAAACTGATGGGGATCAGAGTGGCCGTCGAGGAAGAAGAGCAGGGTCTCGATCCAGTGTATCACGGCATTGCTTCTGATAAGTCAGATCAGGAGTCACAACCTGCACTGAGCGCGGTGCCTGCTCGGGCGGTGACTTCATCGGGAAGCTTGGCGTCAAGAGGCTGA
- a CDS encoding amino acid permease: MSFSRDEFEKREDILKRELSERQLIMIGLGSAIGTGLFMGSSLTIHYAGPGVLFSYLLSSMIVLAMVFCLSKLSVAHPTAGSFGIHAEKYLGPWFGFVVRFTYWAANAITIGGEATAIGVYMKYWFPDLPSWIWIIGCSLLIIGINAISVRSFGWFEYWFSTLKVVSIVGFILLGTALIFGHFPQSTHNLLDHGGMLPHGWSGVWMGSAMAMFSFMGAEIIAITAGEAKKPKQALSKAMKWMMIRLVVFYLLSMLVMVCIVPWNQIGGDRIEESPFVKVLQLLNIPYAAGVMNFIILTAALSTMNANLYACTRMIFSLSRSGYAPAVLGKVNRQGVPLVALLASSFGLGIAILLNLSDPKAYNTLFGISIFGGIFTWIIIFLTYSRYQKKGFSLAWIGAVVLVLVLFSMLLDPAWSFAVYTGIGWLVLLTFAYSVYKGFHRRNPSI; the protein is encoded by the coding sequence TTGAGTTTTAGCAGAGATGAGTTTGAGAAACGAGAGGATATTCTCAAGCGAGAGTTGTCTGAGCGACAGTTGATCATGATCGGCTTGGGGAGTGCAATCGGAACCGGATTATTTATGGGTTCCAGTTTAACGATCCATTATGCCGGACCGGGTGTTTTGTTCAGTTATCTTCTCAGCTCCATGATTGTGCTGGCAATGGTTTTTTGCTTATCCAAATTGTCGGTTGCTCATCCGACAGCGGGTTCATTCGGTATCCATGCAGAAAAATACTTGGGACCTTGGTTTGGCTTTGTCGTGCGTTTTACCTATTGGGCTGCCAACGCGATTACGATCGGCGGAGAAGCGACGGCGATTGGGGTTTATATGAAGTATTGGTTTCCAGACCTCCCTTCTTGGATCTGGATCATTGGATGCTCCTTGTTGATTATTGGGATTAACGCAATTTCGGTGCGGAGTTTCGGCTGGTTTGAGTACTGGTTCTCCACCTTAAAGGTAGTCTCCATCGTTGGATTTATCCTGCTGGGTACCGCTCTCATCTTTGGTCATTTTCCGCAAAGCACTCACAATTTGCTTGACCATGGCGGCATGCTTCCTCATGGATGGTCGGGTGTGTGGATGGGCAGTGCCATGGCGATGTTTAGTTTTATGGGAGCCGAGATTATCGCGATCACGGCAGGCGAAGCAAAAAAACCAAAGCAGGCGCTTTCCAAAGCGATGAAATGGATGATGATCCGCCTCGTTGTTTTTTATCTTTTATCCATGCTGGTCATGGTATGTATCGTCCCATGGAATCAAATCGGGGGGGATCGGATTGAGGAAAGCCCATTTGTAAAAGTGCTGCAATTACTAAATATCCCCTACGCAGCGGGAGTGATGAATTTTATCATACTCACCGCTGCGCTCTCGACGATGAACGCCAATTTGTATGCATGCACGCGCATGATTTTTTCCCTGTCCAGAAGCGGCTATGCTCCCGCCGTTTTAGGAAAGGTGAATCGTCAAGGGGTTCCGCTTGTTGCCTTGCTCGCATCTTCCTTTGGATTGGGTATCGCGATTCTCCTCAATCTATCCGATCCAAAAGCTTACAATACGCTGTTTGGCATTTCGATTTTCGGCGGGATTTTCACTTGGATCATTATCTTTCTCACCTACTCTCGTTACCAGAAGAAAGGCTTTTCTCTCGCGTGGATCGGTGCGGTTGTGTTAGTGTTGGTGTTGTTCAGCATGCTGCTTGATCCGGCATGGAGCTTTGCTGTTTATACCGGGATCGGCTGGTTGGTACTGCTGACCTTTGCCTACTCGGTGTATAAGGGGTTTCACCGTCGCAATCCATCCATCTAA
- a CDS encoding ABC-F family ATP-binding cassette domain-containing protein, with the protein MVLLQAKGIEKSFGATPVLRQADMMIREKERIGLIGVNGAGKSTLVKILIGQIPPDSGELHVAKNARIGYLAQDAGLVSERTMWDEMLSVFEHVRDMERELRRMEQEMGSAEVLSDPARYQQIMDQYAALQTRFEEAGGYGYEARIRGALHGLGLADLPWTETRCSALSGGQKTRLALAKLLLEEPDLLILDEPTNYLDMNALAWLEQTLANYPGALLVISHDRYFLDRFAQTIYEIEQGRTTKYAGNYTDYVRQKEVMLAQLEKVYEQQQEEIRKMEEFIRRNIARASTSKRAQSRQKALEKMERIEKPFRSDAAAAIRFETSVTSGRQVLQVENLCIGYDAAAPLARNLTFQLERGERVALIGPNGVGKTTLLKTIAGKIALLDGNVRTGTGVMMDFYDQEQEELDPASTVLDELWNAHPELNLTQIRTVLGQFLFQGDDVYKQVKELSGGEKARLSLAKRMLNRANFLLMDEPTNHLDMRSKERLEEALSGYTGTLLFVSHDRYFINRLATRILELSPDGVRSYPGNYDDYLVKRNEETPKSVQNDVKPAEAHREENRKKRQEERRRQQIIARLEQEIEELEQQRAKIHEQLCQPDVYTDPEESRRLQEELARVETALNEKTEEWAEMAE; encoded by the coding sequence ATGGTGTTATTGCAAGCCAAAGGAATCGAAAAGTCGTTCGGTGCCACGCCCGTTCTCAGACAAGCCGACATGATGATTCGAGAAAAAGAACGGATCGGCCTGATCGGCGTCAACGGCGCCGGCAAATCCACTTTGGTGAAGATCCTTATCGGCCAAATCCCGCCGGATTCAGGCGAATTACATGTGGCCAAAAATGCCCGGATCGGGTATCTCGCCCAAGACGCTGGACTTGTAAGTGAACGGACCATGTGGGATGAGATGCTCTCCGTGTTTGAACACGTGAGGGACATGGAGCGGGAATTGCGCCGAATGGAGCAGGAGATGGGAAGTGCCGAGGTGTTGTCCGACCCGGCGCGGTACCAACAGATCATGGACCAATACGCCGCCCTGCAGACCCGTTTCGAAGAAGCGGGGGGTTACGGCTACGAAGCGCGGATTCGCGGCGCACTTCACGGTTTGGGGTTGGCGGATTTGCCCTGGACGGAAACGCGTTGCTCCGCTTTGAGCGGCGGCCAAAAAACTCGTTTGGCACTGGCGAAACTGCTTTTGGAAGAGCCGGATCTACTCATCCTGGATGAGCCGACCAACTATCTCGATATGAACGCCTTGGCCTGGTTGGAGCAAACGCTGGCCAATTACCCCGGAGCCTTGTTGGTGATTTCCCACGACCGGTATTTTCTCGACCGGTTCGCCCAGACCATCTACGAGATTGAACAAGGCCGGACTACGAAATATGCGGGCAATTATACCGATTATGTACGTCAAAAAGAAGTGATGTTGGCTCAGTTGGAAAAGGTCTATGAACAGCAACAAGAAGAGATTCGAAAGATGGAGGAATTCATTCGGCGCAACATCGCCCGCGCTTCCACGAGCAAACGGGCGCAAAGCCGGCAAAAGGCTTTGGAGAAAATGGAGCGAATCGAGAAACCGTTCCGGTCGGACGCTGCAGCCGCTATCCGGTTTGAAACGTCCGTCACTAGCGGTCGACAAGTGTTGCAGGTGGAAAACCTGTGCATCGGCTATGACGCTGCAGCTCCATTAGCCCGAAATCTCACCTTTCAACTGGAGCGAGGCGAACGCGTGGCATTGATCGGTCCGAACGGGGTGGGGAAAACTACCCTGCTCAAAACCATCGCGGGCAAGATTGCACTGTTGGATGGAAATGTACGCACGGGTACCGGTGTCATGATGGACTTTTACGACCAGGAACAAGAAGAGCTCGATCCGGCATCCACCGTGCTGGATGAACTGTGGAATGCCCACCCTGAGCTGAACCTGACCCAGATACGCACAGTGTTGGGACAATTCCTCTTTCAGGGAGATGACGTGTACAAACAGGTCAAAGAATTGAGCGGCGGGGAAAAGGCCCGATTGTCCCTGGCCAAACGAATGCTCAACCGCGCCAACTTCCTTCTAATGGACGAACCGACCAACCATTTGGACATGAGGAGCAAAGAACGATTGGAAGAGGCGTTATCGGGATATACCGGGACTTTGCTGTTCGTCTCCCATGACCGGTATTTTATCAACCGGTTGGCCACCCGCATTTTGGAACTGTCGCCGGACGGGGTGCGATCCTATCCCGGTAACTATGACGATTACCTGGTGAAACGGAACGAAGAAACGCCTAAATCGGTGCAAAACGATGTCAAACCTGCGGAAGCGCATCGGGAAGAAAACCGCAAAAAGCGGCAGGAGGAACGCCGCCGTCAACAGATCATCGCCCGGTTGGAACAAGAAATCGAGGAGCTGGAACAACAACGGGCAAAGATCCACGAACAGTTGTGTCAACCCGATGTCTATACCGATCCGGAAGAGAGCCGACGCTTACAGGAGGAGTTGGCACGGGTAGAAACCGCATTGAATGAGAAAACGGAAGAGTGGGCAGAAATGGCGGAGTGA
- a CDS encoding MFS transporter, which produces MQLHSPLRKERSVAQPSSSYRWLILAVATWAQATSTLVTYGVGPLAAIWQKQWGLTAAQAGLLVSAVQVGPLFSMLLIGHALDRYGERWLVSLGACMLGMTFFLVSFTTHYLLLLLLLGIVGIWYGTAQPGGSKVILRWFPKKERGLAIGVRQAGIPIGGAIGGTLLPYLSLHFGWPSAVYAQSVLAVAGGLLFLALYREPQVFHEHQHQTNSRLRKKLKEITSNRKAVPILCTGVIMVTLQMVLVGHLMLFFGNEKKTGLVLAGQLLSTTLISGMVGRIVLAHISDRWWKGNRESALQLSIWASVFGITALIFLPAAPPIWSLFVLSAWLGFFGIGWFSSFLLAVAEQAPPHSEGLMVSYALTLNQVAIILAPAVFGWIADLQSYSFAWSLLILLLIGNGLLLAKKRKEEIG; this is translated from the coding sequence ATGCAGCTCCATTCACCCCTGCGAAAAGAACGCTCCGTAGCCCAACCATCCTCTTCGTATCGCTGGCTGATTTTAGCGGTTGCCACTTGGGCACAAGCGACGTCTACCTTGGTCACCTACGGAGTAGGTCCCCTTGCGGCGATTTGGCAAAAACAATGGGGATTGACCGCTGCACAAGCCGGACTGCTAGTGTCTGCCGTTCAAGTCGGTCCACTGTTTTCGATGCTATTGATTGGCCACGCATTGGACCGTTATGGGGAACGGTGGCTGGTCAGCCTTGGGGCTTGTATGCTGGGGATGACGTTTTTCCTTGTCTCCTTTACGACTCACTACCTCCTGCTATTGTTGTTGCTTGGCATCGTCGGGATCTGGTACGGTACAGCCCAACCTGGGGGAAGCAAAGTGATACTGCGTTGGTTCCCGAAAAAGGAAAGGGGACTGGCGATAGGTGTGCGACAAGCGGGCATCCCAATCGGGGGAGCCATCGGCGGCACATTGCTGCCATACTTATCCCTCCACTTCGGTTGGCCCTCCGCCGTGTATGCTCAATCTGTTCTTGCTGTTGCCGGAGGACTGCTGTTTCTGGCGTTATATCGGGAACCGCAGGTTTTCCATGAACATCAACATCAGACAAACAGCCGTTTACGGAAAAAATTGAAAGAGATCACCAGCAATCGAAAAGCGGTGCCCATTTTATGCACCGGTGTGATCATGGTGACACTTCAGATGGTGTTGGTAGGTCATTTGATGCTCTTTTTTGGAAATGAAAAGAAAACGGGACTAGTGCTTGCAGGACAGCTATTGTCCACCACGTTGATTTCCGGTATGGTGGGGAGAATTGTCCTCGCTCACATCAGCGATCGGTGGTGGAAAGGTAACAGGGAGTCTGCGCTTCAACTGTCGATATGGGCATCCGTATTCGGTATAACCGCACTGATTTTCCTGCCCGCCGCTCCGCCCATTTGGTCGCTCTTTGTGCTGTCTGCGTGGCTGGGCTTTTTCGGCATCGGTTGGTTCAGTTCATTTCTTCTGGCTGTCGCGGAACAGGCTCCTCCGCATTCGGAAGGACTGATGGTCAGCTACGCATTGACGCTGAATCAGGTTGCCATCATCCTGGCACCTGCAGTTTTCGGGTGGATCGCTGATCTGCAATCCTACTCCTTTGCCTGGTCGCTGTTGATCCTGTTGCTGATCGGAAACGGACTGTTGCTTGCGAAAAAGAGAAAGGAGGAGATCGGATGA
- a CDS encoding 5-formyltetrahydrofolate cyclo-ligase yields the protein MDQKEEKKRLRTRLLRLRETMDAETVRRWSRAVTETLVDLESFRRAGTVFFYLPFRNEVDTWDAIRFAWQAGKRVVVPKTDPKTKTMELYAIHPDTPLIEGAYGILEPPEEPGRCVIPAAVDLAVVPGVGFDEKGYRLGYGGGYYDRFFSGAGAGMIRVGVAYPFQMVETVFPEVHDQRMHVVITPERVWHCADVSDL from the coding sequence GTGGATCAAAAAGAAGAAAAAAAACGGCTGCGAACGCGACTGCTCCGATTGCGGGAGACGATGGACGCTGAGACAGTGCGGCGTTGGTCGCGTGCTGTCACGGAAACATTGGTGGATTTGGAATCGTTTCGACGTGCCGGTACGGTCTTTTTTTATCTCCCCTTTCGAAACGAGGTGGATACATGGGATGCGATCCGGTTCGCATGGCAAGCGGGCAAGCGCGTGGTGGTGCCAAAGACGGACCCGAAAACAAAAACGATGGAATTGTATGCGATCCACCCTGATACACCGTTGATCGAGGGAGCATACGGGATCCTGGAACCTCCCGAAGAACCCGGCCGGTGCGTGATACCCGCAGCAGTGGACTTGGCTGTGGTTCCGGGGGTTGGATTTGATGAAAAGGGATACCGCCTCGGTTATGGGGGCGGCTATTATGACCGGTTTTTCTCAGGAGCGGGAGCTGGCATGATCCGGGTTGGTGTGGCTTATCCGTTTCAAATGGTGGAAACTGTTTTCCCTGAAGTACACGATCAACGGATGCATGTCGTCATCACGCCGGAGCGGGTCTGGCATTGTGCCGATGTAAGTGATCTGTGA